Proteins from a single region of Melanotaenia boesemani isolate fMelBoe1 chromosome 3, fMelBoe1.pri, whole genome shotgun sequence:
- the LOC121636884 gene encoding globoside alpha-1,3-N-acetylgalactosaminyltransferase 1-like isoform X1, producing the protein MQVRKINGRNSNFNNTVPGKDKQARKKRQKTEPLKQGLCVYPPVGPGMALFPFCKTATGPIRTTRIQLFLCCFLLFLIIYFLNGRKVPISLETTQRIHHVLGKEKGRILTNMTVVKAARPRSQVETSWGAPLVWGDTRYSVWRRAKIPEREIRVGLLVLVVGTYAQFVRHFLSSAETHFLPGQLVTYYILTDNPRSMDPRPQLGPERQMKVVQVTELPGWDRLAYRRMVLLADAIKDPIGSEVDYIFCADVDQEFVAPVEEEILGELVATLHPEMYGKPRNVFPYEIEEVSSAYVEEDEGDYYYTSEFYGGLVSEMYNLARTCSLLILQDQANRVTARRLEESYLNRYLIDHRPTCVLSPEYSWWDSPLAARVPARRLVSLGRQCAANNFQKREQHSC; encoded by the exons ATGCAAGTTAGGAAAATCAATGGCAGAAACAGCAACTTTAACAACACAGTTCCAGgaaaagacaaacaagcacgtaaaaagaggcaaaaaacAGAGCCTTTAAAACAAGGTTTGTGTGTTTATCCACCAGTCGGTCCTGGTATGGCACTGTTCCCGTTCTGCAAGACAGCTACAG GCCCAATCAGAACAACCAGGATACAACTATTTCTGtgctgttttcttctgtttcttatCATAT ACTTCCTTAATGGACGTAAAGTTCCCATCAGTCTGGAAACAACTCAACGCATCCATCATGTCTTGGGAAAGGAAAAGGGGAGAATACTGACAAACATGACAGTGGTCAAGGCAGCAAGACCACGGTCTCAAGTGGAGACATCATGGGGCGCTCCTTTAGTTTGGGGTGACACCCGCTACTCAGTGTGGCGCAGAGCCAAAATTCCAGAACGGGAAATTCGCGTAGGTCTGTTGGTCCTTGTGGTGGGAACTTATGCCCAGTTTGTCCGACATTTCCTCTCTTCAGCTGAAACCCACTTTCTCCCTGGTCAGTTGGTCACATATTACATTCTCACGGACAATCCACGTTCAATGGATCCACGTCCACAGCTGGGGCCAGAACGGCAGATGAAGGTGGTTCAAGTCACAGAGCTGCCGGGGTGGGACAGGTTAGCTTACCGTCGAATGGTGCTGCTTGCTGATGCCATCAAAGATCCAATTGGCAGTGAGGTTGACTACATCTTCTGTGCTGATGTTGACCAGGAGTTTGTGGCCCCAGTAGAGGAGGAAATCCTAGGAGAACTAGTGGCTACATTACATCCAGAAATGTATGGAAAACCAAGAAATGTATTTCCTTATGAAATTGAAGAAGTCTCATCAGCTTAtgtggaggaagatgaagggGACTACTATTACACATCAGAGTTTTATGGCGGGTTGGTATCTGAGATGTACAATCTGGCTCGAACCTGTTCTTTACTTATCCTTCAAGATCAGGCTAACAGAGTGACTGCCAGAAGGCTCGAGGAAAGCTACCTGAACCGCTATCTGATTGACCACAGGCCGACCTGTGTGCTGTCACCAGAATACAGCTGGTGGGACTCACCCCTGGCTGCCCGTGTGCCTGCACGGAGGCTAGTTTCCTTAGGAAGGCAATGTGCAGCTAATAATTTTCAGAAGAGAGAGCAACACAGTTGCTGA
- the LOC121636884 gene encoding histo-blood group ABO system transferase-like isoform X2 yields MCPIRTTRIQLFLCCFLLFLIIYFLNGRKVPISLETTQRIHHVLGKEKGRILTNMTVVKAARPRSQVETSWGAPLVWGDTRYSVWRRAKIPEREIRVGLLVLVVGTYAQFVRHFLSSAETHFLPGQLVTYYILTDNPRSMDPRPQLGPERQMKVVQVTELPGWDRLAYRRMVLLADAIKDPIGSEVDYIFCADVDQEFVAPVEEEILGELVATLHPEMYGKPRNVFPYEIEEVSSAYVEEDEGDYYYTSEFYGGLVSEMYNLARTCSLLILQDQANRVTARRLEESYLNRYLIDHRPTCVLSPEYSWWDSPLAARVPARRLVSLGRQCAANNFQKREQHSC; encoded by the exons ATGT GCCCAATCAGAACAACCAGGATACAACTATTTCTGtgctgttttcttctgtttcttatCATAT ACTTCCTTAATGGACGTAAAGTTCCCATCAGTCTGGAAACAACTCAACGCATCCATCATGTCTTGGGAAAGGAAAAGGGGAGAATACTGACAAACATGACAGTGGTCAAGGCAGCAAGACCACGGTCTCAAGTGGAGACATCATGGGGCGCTCCTTTAGTTTGGGGTGACACCCGCTACTCAGTGTGGCGCAGAGCCAAAATTCCAGAACGGGAAATTCGCGTAGGTCTGTTGGTCCTTGTGGTGGGAACTTATGCCCAGTTTGTCCGACATTTCCTCTCTTCAGCTGAAACCCACTTTCTCCCTGGTCAGTTGGTCACATATTACATTCTCACGGACAATCCACGTTCAATGGATCCACGTCCACAGCTGGGGCCAGAACGGCAGATGAAGGTGGTTCAAGTCACAGAGCTGCCGGGGTGGGACAGGTTAGCTTACCGTCGAATGGTGCTGCTTGCTGATGCCATCAAAGATCCAATTGGCAGTGAGGTTGACTACATCTTCTGTGCTGATGTTGACCAGGAGTTTGTGGCCCCAGTAGAGGAGGAAATCCTAGGAGAACTAGTGGCTACATTACATCCAGAAATGTATGGAAAACCAAGAAATGTATTTCCTTATGAAATTGAAGAAGTCTCATCAGCTTAtgtggaggaagatgaagggGACTACTATTACACATCAGAGTTTTATGGCGGGTTGGTATCTGAGATGTACAATCTGGCTCGAACCTGTTCTTTACTTATCCTTCAAGATCAGGCTAACAGAGTGACTGCCAGAAGGCTCGAGGAAAGCTACCTGAACCGCTATCTGATTGACCACAGGCCGACCTGTGTGCTGTCACCAGAATACAGCTGGTGGGACTCACCCCTGGCTGCCCGTGTGCCTGCACGGAGGCTAGTTTCCTTAGGAAGGCAATGTGCAGCTAATAATTTTCAGAAGAGAGAGCAACACAGTTGCTGA
- the pcsk1 gene encoding neuroendocrine convertase 1 has product MEVRCRPAVICCVFAVLCSVLPRSLGSSFRDRQYLNEWAVEIPGGLSAAEAIAKELDYELVRQIGALEDHFLFKHRAHPRRMKRSAHHVTRQLSEDDRVLWAEQQYEKRRSKRAALRECRDCTVDKLFDDPMWNQQWYLQDTRTSSSLPKLDLHVIPVWQKGITGKGVVITVLDDGLEWNHTDIYSNYDAAASYDFNDNDPDPFPRYDSTNENKHGTRCAGEIAMQADNNKCGVGVAYNSKVGGIRMLDGIVTDAIEASSIGFNPNHVDIYSASWGPNDDGKTVEGPGRLAQKAFEYGIQKGRGGKGSIFVWASGNGGRQGDNCDCDGYTDSIYTISISSASQQGLSPWYAEKCSSTLATAYSSGDYTDQRITSADLHNECTQTHTGTSASAPLAAGIFALALEQNPDLTWRDLQHIVVWTSEFDPLANNPGWKRNGAGLMVNSRFGFGLLNAKALVDLADPATWKHVPEKKQCIIRDDSFQPRELKAAGEITIEIPTKACAGQENAIRSLEHVQVEASIEYTRRGDLHITLTSPAGTATVLLAERERDTSSNGFRNWDFMSVHTWGEDPAGTWTLKITDTSGRMENKGRILSWKLILHGTSEKPEHMKKPRVYIPYNAVQNDRRGVEHMDDMMEEPTQAHSPQKAEVAQSSDSNLEKEPEKPSNSSLALLRLLQTAFNRQIPALQPPRPALRPSAWRKQQLSQSLSPPATRLPPEKLFQALDLINKYRGPEDSIYSDYSDGFYNNKPYRHRDDRLLQALFEMLDDDRK; this is encoded by the exons ATGGAAGTGCGATGTCGTCCAGCGGtgatatgctgtgtttttgCCGTCCTCTGCTCCGTGCTCCCCCGGTCGCTAGGGTCTTCTTTCAGGGACAGACAGTACCTGAACGAGTGGGCTGTGGAGATCCCTGGCGGGCTGTCCGCAGCGGAGGCGATCGCCAAGGAGCTGGATTACGAACTGGTCCGACAG ATTGGGGCCCTGGAAGACCACTTTTTGTTCAAACACCGCGCTCATCCTCGCAGAATGAAACGTAGCGCCCACCATGTCACCAGGCAGCTATCAGAGGATGATCGG GTGTTGTGGGCAGAGCAGCAGTATGAAAAACGACGCAGCAAACGAGCAGCTCTTAGGGAGTGTCGAGATTGTACCGTGGACAAGCTGTTTGATGATCCCATGTGGAACCAACAGTGGTACCTG CAAGACACACGGACATCGTCCTCGCTGCCGAAGCTGGACCTGCACGTGATCCCCGTGTGGCAGAAAGGCATCACTGGAAAAGGGGTGGTCATCACGGTTCTCGATGACGGACTGGAGTGGAACCACACAGACATCTACTCCAACTAC GATGCAGCAGCCAGTTACGACTTCAACGACAATGACCCCGACCCATTTCCCAGATATGACTCCACCAATGAAAACAA GCATGGCACTAGATGTGCAGGGGAGATCGCAATGCAGGCAGACAACAATAAATGTGGAGTTGGAGTGGCATACAACTCAAAGGTTGGAG GGATTCGTATGCTGGATGGGATTGTGACCGATGCCATTGAGGCAAGCTCAATTGGATTCAATCCAAACCATGTGGATATCTACAGTGCCAGCTGGGGACCAAACGATGACGGCAAAACAGTGGAGGGCCCTGGCCGTCTGGCCCAAAAGGCTTTCGAATACGGGATTCAGAAG GGTCGTGGTGGGAAAGGCTCTATCTTTGTCTGGGCATCGGGTAACGGTGGCCGACAGGGCGATAACTGTGACTGCGATGGTTACACAGACAGCATCTACACTATCTCAATCAGCAGTGCTTCCCAGCAGGGCTTGTCTCCATGGTATGCTGAGAAGTGCTCCTCCACTCTGGCTACAGCATACAGTAGTGGAGACTACACTGACCAGAGGATT ACAAGCGCTGATCTGCACAACGAGTGCACTCAGACTCACACAGGAACTTCTGCTTCAGCCCCGCTGGCTGCTGGAATATTTGCCCTGGCGCTGGAGCAAAA TCCTGATCTTACCTGGAGAGACCTGCAGCATATTGTGGTCTGGACTTCAGAGTTTGATCCTTTGGCCAACAACCCAGGCTGGAAGAGGAACGGAGCAGGACTGATGGTCAACAGCCGCTTTGGCTTTGGACTCCTCAATGCGAAAGCCCTGGTGGACCTTGCTGACCCAGCCACCTGGAAGCATGTGCCAGAAAAGAAGCAGTGTATCATCAGGGATGATTCCTTCCAGCCAAG GGAACTTAAAGCAGCTGGGGAGATCACTATAGAGATTCCAACCAAAGCCTGTGCAGGCCAAGAGAACGCAATTCGCTCACTGGAGCATGTGCAGGTAGAGGCCAGCATTGAATACACCAGGAGAGGGGACCTGCACATCACTCTTACCTCCCCAGCAG GCACCGCCACAGTGCTTCTggcagagagagaaagggacacgTCATCTAATGGCTTCAGAAACTGGGACTTCATGTCTGTCCACACATGGGGAGAAGATCCTGCTGGTACTTGGACCCTAAAGATCACAGACACT TCAGGACGCATGGAGAACAAGGGAAGGATCTTGAGCTGGAAGTTGATTCTCCATGGAACATCAGAGAAACCAGAGCACATGAAGAAACCTCGAGTGTACATTCCTTATAATGCTGTGCAGAATGACCGTCGGGGTGTGGAGCATATGGATGACATGATGGAG GAGCCTACACAGGCCCACTCGCCACAGAAGGCTGAAGTTGCCCAATCCTCTGATTCAAATCTGGAGAAGGAGCCTGAAAAGCCCTCAAACTCCTCTCTGGCCTTGTTGCGTCTCCTGCAGACAGCCTTTAACCGACAGATCCCTGCGTTGCAGCCGCCCCGGCCAGCACTGAGGCCCTCTGCTTGGAGGAAGCAGCAGCTGAGCCAGAGTCTCTCCCCTCCTGCCACAAGACTTCCACCAGAAAAGCTGTTCCAGGCTCTGGACTTGATCAACAAGTACCGGGGTCCAGAGGACAGCATCTACAGTGACTACAGCGATGGCTTCTACAACAACAAGCCTTACAGGCACAGAGATGACCGACTCCTACAGGCTCTGTTTGAGATGCTAGATGATGATCGGAAGTGA